A genomic window from Candidatus Nitrosoglobus terrae includes:
- a CDS encoding peptide chain release factor 3: MSLAEFTREIEKRRTFAIISHPDAGKTTLTEKLLLFGGAIQLAGTVKARKSARHATSDWMELEKQRGISVTSSVMQFPYQHCIINLLDTPGHADFSEDTYRTLTAVDSALMVIDSAKGVEERTIKLMEVCRLRNTPILTFINKLDREGRDPIDLLDEIEQVLDIQCAPVTWPIGMGKRFKGIFHLIHNHIHLFSPTHSGKIKTGEQIQGLVNPRLDELLGSQAEELREEIGLVQGASHTFNQESFLAGELTPVFFGSAMNNFGVEELLNAYVEYAPAPQDRKTTTRKVAPNESKFSGFVFKIQANMDPQHRDRIAFLRVCSGSYQKGMRLRHVRLEREIQIANALTFMAGEREQAEEAYPGDIIGLHNHGTIQIGDTFSQGEALQFTGIPHFAPELFRRVRLKDPLRMKALLKGLQQLSEEGATQLFRPLMGNDLILGAVGVLQFDVVAHRLKHEYNVDCGYENVNVITARWISSNDSKRLGEFRTKAAINLALDGAGDLTYLAPTRVNLDLTMERWPEITFHAIREHSHGVEGADIAAVGVGF, encoded by the coding sequence ATGTCATTAGCAGAATTTACCCGAGAGATTGAGAAAAGAAGAACTTTCGCTATTATTTCCCACCCGGATGCGGGTAAAACCACTTTAACCGAAAAGTTACTGCTGTTTGGCGGCGCTATTCAGCTTGCCGGTACAGTAAAGGCCCGTAAGTCAGCTCGCCATGCGACTTCTGACTGGATGGAGCTGGAAAAGCAGCGAGGAATTTCGGTGACTTCATCGGTGATGCAGTTTCCTTATCAGCACTGCATTATCAATTTACTGGATACCCCGGGCCATGCTGATTTTTCAGAGGATACCTATCGGACGTTAACGGCGGTAGATTCAGCGTTAATGGTCATTGATAGCGCTAAAGGGGTGGAGGAGCGGACCATTAAGCTGATGGAAGTTTGTCGCCTGCGTAATACGCCTATTTTAACGTTTATTAACAAACTCGATCGAGAGGGACGAGATCCTATTGATCTCTTAGATGAAATTGAGCAAGTGTTAGATATCCAGTGCGCCCCCGTGACTTGGCCGATTGGTATGGGAAAGCGTTTTAAGGGGATTTTTCATTTAATTCATAATCACATTCATCTATTTAGCCCGACTCATAGTGGCAAGATTAAAACCGGAGAGCAGATCCAAGGGTTAGTTAATCCCCGTCTTGACGAGCTATTAGGCAGCCAGGCGGAAGAGCTGCGGGAAGAAATTGGACTGGTACAAGGGGCTAGCCATACGTTTAATCAAGAATCCTTTCTGGCAGGTGAGCTTACGCCTGTATTTTTTGGCTCCGCTATGAATAATTTTGGAGTTGAAGAGTTACTGAATGCTTACGTGGAGTATGCGCCAGCGCCGCAAGATCGGAAAACAACAACACGTAAAGTTGCTCCTAATGAGTCAAAATTTAGTGGCTTCGTCTTTAAAATTCAGGCCAATATGGATCCTCAGCACCGAGATCGGATTGCTTTTCTGCGGGTTTGCTCTGGTAGTTATCAGAAAGGAATGCGATTGCGCCATGTACGCTTGGAGCGAGAAATACAGATAGCTAACGCCTTAACGTTTATGGCAGGAGAGCGAGAGCAGGCAGAGGAGGCTTACCCTGGGGATATTATTGGCCTTCATAACCATGGAACAATTCAAATCGGCGATACTTTTAGCCAAGGGGAGGCGTTGCAATTTACCGGAATTCCTCATTTTGCGCCAGAGCTTTTTCGTCGAGTGCGACTGAAAGATCCTTTGCGAATGAAAGCGTTGCTTAAAGGGCTACAGCAACTTAGTGAGGAGGGGGCAACTCAATTATTTCGGCCCCTCATGGGTAATGATCTGATTTTAGGTGCAGTGGGCGTACTACAGTTTGATGTGGTCGCTCATCGGCTCAAGCATGAATACAATGTGGATTGTGGTTATGAGAATGTAAATGTCATTACTGCCCGTTGGATCAGTAGTAATGATTCAAAGCGGCTTGGTGAATTTCGTACTAAAGCGGCTATTAATTTAGCTTTAGATGGTGCTGGAGATCTGACTTACCTAGCTCCTACGCGGGTTAATTTAGATCTCACCATGGAACGTTGGCCGGAGATTACTTTTCATGCTATTCGTGAGCATAGCCATGGAGTTGAAGGAGCAGATATAGCCGCTGTTGGCGTAGGTTTTTGA
- a CDS encoding riboflavin synthase, translated as MFTGIIKAIGAMLALQTQDNGVKLRISSGKLDLEKMAIGDSVAVSGVCLTVVYLTENAFECDLSQETLSRTTLGDLQLCSQVNLEPALTLKDPLGGHLISGHCDGVGTVLERVPEGESVRFSIAAPVALARYIAEKGSIAVDGVSLTVNAVQDNIFEVNIIPHTLRATTLNEYQPGRKINLEADLLARYLERLLLHDSIASSRRNIGKILFDHHSSDC; from the coding sequence ATGTTTACCGGAATTATAAAAGCTATCGGAGCCATGTTGGCGCTTCAAACCCAAGATAATGGGGTTAAGCTTCGAATTAGCAGTGGTAAATTAGATTTAGAAAAAATGGCTATCGGGGATAGTGTTGCTGTGAGCGGAGTTTGCTTAACAGTGGTTTATTTAACAGAAAATGCTTTTGAGTGTGATCTTTCTCAAGAAACCTTATCCCGCACTACTTTAGGAGATCTACAATTATGTAGCCAAGTTAACCTAGAGCCCGCCTTGACTCTAAAAGATCCTCTTGGTGGGCATTTGATCAGTGGGCACTGTGATGGTGTGGGTACGGTGCTTGAGCGCGTACCTGAGGGAGAGAGCGTACGTTTTTCTATCGCTGCTCCCGTAGCGCTTGCCCGATATATTGCTGAGAAAGGATCTATTGCTGTGGATGGGGTAAGCCTTACTGTAAATGCAGTACAGGATAATATATTTGAGGTCAATATTATTCCTCATACCTTACGGGCAACTACCTTAAATGAATACCAGCCAGGCCGAAAGATAAATCTAGAAGCCGATCTTTTAGCCCGTTATTTGGAGCGACTGCTACTTCATGATTCAATAGCGTCATCGCGGCGAAACATTGGGAAAATCCTCTTTGATCATCACAGTTCTGATTGCTAG
- the egtD gene encoding L-histidine N(alpha)-methyltransferase → MSFTLAKRRRNEPAFYDYHPEPSRFREDVLSGLTGKQRQIPPKYFYDERGSRLFDAICQLPEYYPTRTEIKLLERYGAEMAQCMGEGSILVEFGSGSSLKIRLLLDALQPAAYLPIDISRKHLLNAARRLSHDYPMVAVHAICADYTCPLALPTCFISGAKTGFFPGSSIGNFEPLEALQFLKQVAALLGRGSGLLIGVDLKKEIALLNAAYNDSQGITAAFSLNLLQRINRELEADFDLSAFEHRAFYNTIKGRVEMHLVSCRRQIVTVSNQRFEFQAEETLHIENSYKYSIEEFQQLAKVAGFKPQRVWIDKESLFSVHYLYL, encoded by the coding sequence GTGAGCTTTACCCTTGCTAAGCGGCGGCGGAATGAACCCGCTTTCTATGATTACCACCCAGAACCTAGTCGATTTCGAGAAGATGTGCTATCAGGGCTGACAGGAAAGCAGCGACAGATCCCGCCTAAGTATTTTTATGATGAGCGAGGCTCTCGCCTATTTGATGCGATTTGCCAGTTACCTGAATATTATCCTACTCGTACTGAAATCAAGCTGTTGGAACGTTACGGGGCGGAAATGGCTCAGTGCATGGGTGAAGGTAGCATATTGGTAGAGTTTGGTAGTGGGAGTAGCCTGAAAATTCGTCTGCTTTTAGATGCATTACAGCCAGCTGCTTACTTGCCTATTGATATTTCAAGAAAACATTTATTGAATGCTGCTAGACGTTTGTCCCATGATTATCCAATGGTAGCTGTTCATGCTATTTGCGCTGATTATACGTGTCCTTTAGCTCTGCCTACATGCTTTATTAGCGGAGCTAAAACAGGTTTTTTTCCTGGATCGAGCATCGGTAATTTTGAGCCCTTGGAAGCGCTTCAGTTTCTTAAGCAAGTAGCCGCTTTACTAGGAAGGGGTAGTGGTTTACTTATAGGCGTAGATTTAAAAAAAGAGATAGCATTGCTTAATGCTGCTTATAATGATAGCCAAGGTATTACGGCTGCCTTTAGTTTAAATCTGTTGCAACGGATTAATCGAGAGTTAGAGGCTGATTTTGATCTGAGTGCCTTTGAACATCGTGCTTTTTACAATACGATTAAAGGGCGGGTGGAAATGCACCTCGTGAGCTGTAGAAGACAGATAGTAACGGTAAGTAATCAGCGCTTTGAATTTCAAGCAGAAGAAACCCTTCACATTGAAAATTCCTATAAATATAGTATCGAGGAATTTCAGCAACTGGCAAAAGTGGCAGGGTTTAAGCCTCAGCGAGTTTGGATAGATAAGGAATCTTTATTTAGCGTCCATTACTTATACCTTTAG
- the ribBA gene encoding bifunctional 3,4-dihydroxy-2-butanone-4-phosphate synthase/GTP cyclohydrolase II — protein sequence MPLSKIKAIIQDIRQGKMVILMDDEGRENEGDLMMAASKVTAQDINFMARYGRGLICLTLTEERCRQLRLPLMVVDNNTKHNTNFTVSIEAATGITTGISAVDRARTVQAAVAPGARPEDLVQPGHIFPLMARPGGVLTRTGHTEAGCDLARLAGLESAAVIVEILNEDGTMARRPDLEVFAERHGLKLGTIADLIHYRLEHEQSIAKITECSLPTAQGIFRLLAYQDLVDQQLHFALIRGEIDPEEAILVRVHMADTLGDILQVQRSDCGWPLRDTMTRIAQAGTGVVVILRRQEPAHELIERIQNYRLEDQGVSLPQQAPANDLRTYGVGAQILRDLGIRRMRIMGAPKRMHGLPGFDLEVVEYVS from the coding sequence ATGCCTTTAAGCAAGATAAAAGCTATTATCCAAGATATCCGCCAAGGAAAAATGGTGATTTTAATGGACGATGAAGGTCGAGAAAATGAAGGCGACCTGATGATGGCAGCCTCCAAGGTAACGGCCCAGGATATTAATTTTATGGCTCGTTATGGGCGCGGTCTTATTTGCCTTACCTTGACTGAGGAACGCTGTCGCCAGCTTCGGTTACCCTTGATGGTAGTAGATAATAATACTAAGCATAATACTAACTTTACCGTATCTATCGAAGCGGCAACAGGTATAACTACTGGAATTTCAGCCGTAGATCGAGCCCGTACTGTGCAGGCGGCAGTAGCGCCCGGGGCTAGGCCGGAAGATCTGGTTCAACCTGGGCATATTTTCCCTCTGATGGCGCGGCCGGGTGGAGTGCTAACTCGAACGGGTCATACTGAAGCTGGTTGTGATTTAGCACGGCTAGCGGGTCTGGAATCGGCAGCGGTTATTGTAGAAATCCTCAATGAAGATGGGACGATGGCTCGCCGGCCAGATTTAGAGGTTTTTGCTGAGCGTCACGGCCTGAAACTAGGCACGATAGCGGATCTGATTCATTATCGCTTGGAGCATGAACAATCAATAGCTAAAATAACAGAATGCAGCCTTCCTACAGCACAAGGAATATTTCGCCTTTTGGCTTACCAAGATCTAGTAGATCAGCAACTCCATTTTGCCTTGATCAGAGGGGAAATCGATCCTGAAGAGGCCATTTTAGTGCGAGTGCATATGGCTGATACTTTAGGTGATATCCTTCAGGTGCAGCGTAGTGATTGTGGTTGGCCGTTGCGAGATACCATGACTCGTATTGCTCAGGCTGGTACGGGGGTAGTGGTGATTTTGCGTAGACAGGAACCTGCTCATGAACTCATTGAGCGAATCCAAAACTATCGGCTAGAAGATCAGGGGGTTTCTTTGCCCCAGCAAGCCCCGGCGAATGATTTACGCACCTATGGTGTAGGTGCTCAGATCTTAAGGGATCTGGGTATACGCAGGATGCGGATTATGGGAGCACCAAAACGGATGCACGGGCTACCCGGATTTGATCTGGAAGTCGTGGAGTATGTTAGCTAG
- the rnhB gene encoding ribonuclease HII, whose amino-acid sequence MLASSSTEATDQALKQRQWIAGVDEVGRGPLAGPVVAGAVILDPEKPILGVRDSKQLTASARERLAPMIQEQAIAWALGRAEVEEIDILNIFQASLLAMARAIAGLAIVPSLVLVDGKHCPPTPYPVRAIIKGDQKIIAISAAAIVAKVARDEEMIALDQHYPGYGFKAHKGYPTRAHLAALERLGPCPLHRRSFRPIKQYL is encoded by the coding sequence ATGTTAGCTAGTTCTTCTACGGAAGCTACAGATCAAGCATTGAAGCAACGGCAATGGATTGCGGGAGTGGATGAAGTAGGACGAGGTCCGTTAGCTGGGCCTGTAGTTGCCGGAGCGGTTATTCTTGATCCAGAAAAACCCATCCTAGGGGTGCGAGATTCCAAGCAGCTCACCGCATCTGCTCGGGAACGTTTAGCGCCTATGATCCAAGAACAGGCGATTGCTTGGGCATTAGGTCGAGCTGAAGTTGAAGAAATTGATATCCTAAATATTTTTCAAGCCAGTCTCTTAGCCATGGCACGCGCTATTGCAGGTCTTGCCATTGTGCCTTCCCTCGTATTAGTGGATGGTAAACACTGCCCGCCTACGCCTTATCCTGTTCGTGCCATTATTAAAGGAGATCAAAAAATTATAGCTATTAGTGCGGCTGCTATCGTGGCCAAAGTGGCTCGCGATGAAGAAATGATTGCTTTGGATCAACACTACCCCGGCTATGGCTTTAAAGCCCATAAAGGCTATCCCACCCGCGCCCATTTAGCTGCTTTGGAACGGTTAGGGCCTTGCCCGCTCCATCGGCGATCTTTTCGCCCCATAAAACAATATCTTTAA
- a CDS encoding COG2958 family protein, with the protein MSRLSQVQRIAQWLMAHPQERFTARQLAENIVSRYPEDYEDKRINSRFINNNAFISQIVAEIGSQKNGIARCHQGIRWQDKPRPRVYWFDPDPNLSPMSITEIEDEDSGEDAPIIRESASLTERDLYPLLMQYLKAQQLYCMRIDEKRSKNQRGNGGNHWLHPDMVAMQPVAKNWHELVRTCVLKGGGQSVRLWAFEVKKELNRSTVRQYFFQAVSNSSWANEGYLVGTEISGDGTEEELRILSALHGIGVMILDTKNPTESEIMLPARAKLEIDWHSVNRLVAENEDMKEFVDLVSTYYETGRLRSKDWNRIN; encoded by the coding sequence ATGAGTCGCCTCTCTCAGGTGCAAAGGATTGCTCAATGGCTTATGGCTCATCCACAAGAACGGTTTACGGCGCGGCAGCTGGCAGAAAATATTGTTTCCCGCTATCCAGAGGATTATGAAGATAAACGGATAAATTCTAGGTTTATTAACAATAATGCTTTTATTAGCCAAATCGTAGCCGAGATCGGTAGTCAAAAGAATGGAATTGCCCGTTGTCATCAAGGTATCCGTTGGCAAGATAAACCTAGGCCCCGAGTGTATTGGTTTGATCCTGATCCAAATTTATCCCCGATGTCCATTACTGAGATTGAAGATGAGGACAGCGGGGAAGATGCACCGATTATTCGAGAGAGTGCAAGTTTAACCGAACGGGATTTATATCCGTTGCTTATGCAATATCTTAAAGCTCAACAGCTCTATTGTATGCGTATTGATGAAAAGCGCTCTAAAAATCAACGAGGTAACGGAGGTAATCATTGGCTTCATCCTGATATGGTAGCGATGCAGCCGGTAGCTAAAAATTGGCATGAGCTGGTGCGTACCTGCGTATTGAAGGGGGGAGGGCAAAGCGTGCGCTTATGGGCATTTGAGGTAAAAAAAGAGTTGAATCGAAGTACGGTGCGCCAATATTTCTTCCAAGCAGTGAGTAATTCTAGCTGGGCGAATGAAGGTTATCTGGTAGGTACGGAAATAAGTGGCGACGGTACGGAGGAGGAGCTGCGGATTCTGTCTGCGTTACACGGTATTGGGGTAATGATTCTTGATACAAAAAATCCTACTGAAAGTGAAATTATGCTTCCAGCAAGGGCTAAGCTTGAAATTGATTGGCATTCCGTAAATCGCTTAGTAGCAGAAAATGAAGATATGAAAGAGTTCGTTGACTTGGTATCTACTTATTATGAAACTGGGCGGCTTAGATCTAAGGATTGGAACAGAATTAACTAA
- the ribD gene encoding bifunctional diaminohydroxyphosphoribosylaminopyrimidine deaminase/5-amino-6-(5-phosphoribosylamino)uracil reductase RibD, whose amino-acid sequence MNDSVYMARALKLARQGLYTTDPNPRVGCVLVRSGQCVGEGWHQQTGNAHAEINALHQAGAQAQGATCYVTLEPCCHQGRTPPCTEALLKAGVKRVVAAMEDPNPKVAGQGLAQLKAAGIQVECGLLQEEAQALNRGFIQRLLQGRPWVRCKLAMSLDGATALASGESQWITSPPARRDVQRWRAQSSAILTGIGTVLRDNPALNVRYEELPNELLSAPDRQPLRIILDRKLAIPESARLFSLPGKILIVCADSSLVKAERLRRMGVEVIAIPATQQGLDLKALMGVLAHREINELQIECGARLAGSFLQAGLIDELLLYIAPKIMGDAALGLFRLPGIQTMDNCIEVEIKEIRAVGRDLRLLAKVK is encoded by the coding sequence GTGAACGATAGTGTATATATGGCTCGGGCGCTCAAATTAGCTCGGCAGGGTTTATATACCACAGATCCTAATCCAAGGGTGGGCTGCGTGTTGGTGCGATCTGGCCAATGTGTAGGGGAAGGGTGGCATCAACAGACGGGTAATGCCCATGCGGAAATCAATGCCCTGCATCAAGCAGGCGCTCAGGCTCAAGGGGCTACTTGTTATGTCACTTTAGAGCCTTGTTGTCATCAGGGACGAACCCCCCCATGTACGGAGGCGCTGCTTAAAGCAGGTGTCAAACGTGTAGTGGCTGCTATGGAGGATCCTAATCCAAAAGTAGCCGGCCAAGGATTAGCACAGCTTAAGGCAGCTGGGATTCAAGTGGAGTGCGGGTTGCTACAGGAGGAAGCTCAGGCGCTTAATCGTGGCTTTATACAGCGGTTGCTTCAAGGTCGCCCTTGGGTTCGTTGTAAGTTAGCGATGAGCTTAGATGGGGCTACAGCGCTAGCTTCTGGTGAAAGCCAGTGGATTACTTCTCCGCCTGCTCGTCGTGATGTTCAGCGTTGGCGCGCTCAAAGTTCCGCTATTTTAACTGGAATTGGCACGGTACTTCGAGATAATCCCGCGCTTAATGTACGTTATGAAGAGTTGCCGAATGAGCTACTATCAGCCCCTGATCGCCAACCTTTGCGCATTATTTTAGATCGTAAGTTAGCTATTCCGGAAAGCGCTCGATTATTCTCGCTACCAGGGAAGATATTAATTGTTTGTGCTGATTCCTCTTTAGTAAAAGCAGAGCGATTGCGTCGTATGGGAGTAGAAGTGATAGCAATTCCAGCCACCCAGCAAGGCTTAGATCTTAAGGCTCTGATGGGAGTCCTAGCCCATCGAGAAATTAATGAGCTTCAAATAGAATGCGGTGCTCGATTGGCAGGGTCATTCCTTCAAGCTGGATTAATCGATGAATTGCTACTCTATATAGCCCCTAAAATTATGGGAGATGCTGCTTTGGGTTTATTCCGGTTACCTGGTATTCAGACTATGGATAATTGTATTGAGGTAGAAATAAAAGAAATCCGGGCAGTGGGGCGGGATTTGCGGCTATTAGCTAAAGTTAAATAA
- the glyA gene encoding serine hydroxymethyltransferase, translating to MYSKEMRIANYDEELGTALAGELRRQEEHIELIASENYVSPRVLEAQGSVLTNKYAEGYPRKRYYGGCGFVDIVEQLAIDRAKALFGADYANVQPHSGSQANAAAMLALLDPHDTLMGMSLAHGGHLTHGAKVNFSGKVFNAIQFGINPNTGFIDYDEVEQLAKAHRPKMIIAGFTAYSRVVNWQRFREIADQVGAYLLADIAHTAGMIAAGIYPSPVQIADITTSTTHKTLRGPRSGLILAKANPEIEKKLSSMVFPGIQGGPLMHIIAAKAVAFKEAMDPVFKDYQQQIIRNARTMAETIQSRGYKIVSGGTDSHLFLVDLIDKGLTGKAADAALGRANITVNKNAVPNDPQSPFVTSGIRIGSPAITTRGFKEPEARELAGWICNVLDNIENEAVIVSTKEKVLALCARFPVYS from the coding sequence ATGTATAGCAAAGAAATGCGTATTGCCAATTATGATGAAGAGCTTGGGACTGCGTTGGCTGGCGAATTACGGCGACAGGAGGAGCATATTGAACTGATTGCTTCAGAGAACTACGTAAGCCCTCGGGTTTTAGAGGCTCAAGGTTCTGTGCTTACTAATAAATACGCTGAAGGTTACCCCAGAAAGCGGTATTACGGGGGGTGCGGATTCGTTGATATAGTAGAGCAATTAGCGATTGACCGAGCTAAAGCTTTGTTTGGAGCTGATTATGCTAATGTTCAGCCTCATTCTGGATCTCAAGCTAATGCTGCCGCTATGCTTGCGCTCTTGGATCCACATGATACGCTCATGGGAATGAGTCTTGCCCATGGTGGGCATTTAACTCATGGGGCTAAGGTTAATTTTTCTGGCAAGGTATTTAATGCTATTCAGTTTGGTATTAACCCAAATACGGGGTTTATTGATTATGATGAAGTAGAGCAGCTTGCAAAAGCCCATCGGCCTAAAATGATTATCGCTGGATTTACTGCTTATTCCCGGGTAGTCAATTGGCAACGGTTTCGAGAAATTGCCGATCAGGTAGGAGCTTATTTGTTAGCTGATATTGCGCATACGGCGGGGATGATCGCCGCTGGAATTTATCCCAGCCCGGTTCAGATTGCCGATATTACTACCAGTACTACCCATAAGACTTTGCGTGGCCCTCGATCTGGGTTGATTTTAGCCAAGGCAAACCCTGAAATTGAGAAAAAACTGAGCTCTATGGTGTTTCCAGGGATTCAGGGTGGGCCTTTAATGCATATTATTGCCGCTAAAGCAGTTGCATTTAAGGAGGCTATGGATCCGGTATTTAAAGATTATCAACAGCAGATAATACGTAATGCTCGTACTATGGCTGAGACTATTCAATCTCGTGGCTACAAGATTGTCTCTGGTGGAACAGACAGTCATTTGTTTTTAGTAGACCTTATTGATAAGGGTTTAACGGGTAAGGCCGCAGATGCAGCGCTAGGTCGAGCAAATATTACCGTGAATAAAAATGCAGTGCCTAATGATCCTCAGTCTCCCTTTGTAACAAGTGGAATTCGTATTGGAAGTCCCGCTATTACTACTCGCGGTTTTAAAGAACCCGAGGCTCGGGAGTTAGCGGGGTGGATCTGTAATGTGCTGGATAATATTGAAAATGAGGCTGTGATTGTGAGCACTAAGGAAAAAGTACTGGCGCTTTGCGCCCGTTTTCCGGTTTATAGTTAA